One segment of Solanum stenotomum isolate F172 chromosome 1, ASM1918654v1, whole genome shotgun sequence DNA contains the following:
- the LOC125875985 gene encoding transcription factor HHO6-like encodes MGSIPAELSLDCRPSFIPKSITDFLRQLSLIRNVPDKLSQIDDYITRLEDEMRKIDAFKRELPLSVLLVKDAIVALREESMQYRKSRTEPVLEEFIPLKKSSHEDTKAEIIKDKDSREKMSWMSSVQLWNSESHCENTDEVINKQPSKSELKVDTQRSPEEGNSSVTEDPFQSCKTMNVGKAFSVPFKGYSGFSVTAVRKDNKDELPGLSLHTPGITKLREDTVTSGLNSKHNGSRGGLSSVAGCQSNIRAGSLAQQQSSRKQRRCWSPELHRRFVDALQQLGGSQVATPKQIRDLMQVDGLTNDEVKSHLQKYRLHTRRVPNSQTQPANQSGVALGNLWMSQGQYGESSKQSSSQSGSPQGPLHLAGSCGGTSTTVGDSMEEEDDVKSENHSWKNHVLTSGKIDV; translated from the exons ATGGGTTCGATCCCAGCAGAATTGAGCTTAGATTGTAGACCTAGTTTTATTCCCAAATCTATTACTGATTTTCTTCGACAACTTTCTTTGATCCGTAATGTTCCTGATAAACTATCACAGATTGATGATTATATCACCAGACTTGAAGATGAAATGAGGAAAATCGATGCATTCAAACGCGAGCTTCCCCTTTCTGTTCTTCTTGTTAAAGATG CGATTGTAGCTCTAAGAGAAGAATCAATGCAATATAGAAAATCGAGAACAGAACCAGTATTGGAAGAATTTATCCCACTGAAGAAGAGTTCCCATGAAGATACTAAAGCTGAAATTATTAAAGATAAGGATAGTAGAGAAAAGATGAGCTGGATGAGCTCTGTTCAGCTCTGGAACAGCGAATCTCACTGCGAAAATACTGATGAAGTGATTAATAAACAACCATCTAAATCAGAATTGAAAGTG GATACTCAGCGATCTCCTGAAGAAGGAAATAGTTCAGTAACTGAAGATCCATTCCAATCTTGTAAAACCATGAATGTGGGAAAGGCATTTTCAGTACCTTTCAAGGGGTATTCTGGTTTCTCAGTGACAGCGGTTAGGAAGGACAATAAAGATGAACTACCAGGATTATCACTTCATACTCCTGGAATTACGAAGCTGAGGGAGGATACTGTGACTAGTGGTTTGAATTCGAAACACAATGGTAGCAGAGGTGGATTATCTAGTGTAGCTGGTTGCCAATCAAATATAAGGGCTGGATCACTGGCTCAGCAGCAGTCTTCTAGAAAGCAAAGAAGATGCTGGTCACCAGAATTACATAGGCGATTTGTTGATGCACTACAACAACTTGGGGGTTCACAAG TTGCAACTCCTAAGCAGATTAGAGACCTTATGCAAGTGGATGGCCTAACCAATGATGAAGTAAAGAGTCATTTGCAG AAATACAGGCTTCATACACGAAGAGTTCCAAATTCACAGACTCAACCAGCAAATCAGTCTGGTGTGGCTCTAGGAAATTTATGGATGTCCCAAGGCCAATATGGGGAATCCTCAAAGCAGAGCAGTTCACAATCTGGTTCCCCTCAGGGTCCTCTACACTTGGCTGGTAGTTGCGGAGGTACTTCCACGACTGTGGGTGATAGcatggaagaagaagatgatgtaAAATCCGAGAATCACAGCTGGAAAAACCATGTTCTCACCTCTGGAAAGATTGATGTATAG
- the LOC125876018 gene encoding upstream activation factor subunit spp27-like isoform X1, producing the protein MVSDSVLVDRLREILRVSDLEIATAGTVRRRLEEELGVDLLDRKAFIRDQIDLFLRIQVEETPKNDVHEAENGKEGENDDSCSQEEQEEEQVKEDENGDSCSQEEELGEDKSATRSKKKARRSEKMNGEAKKKGGFNKPCALSPQLQKLVGEPELGRPEVVKKIWAYIREKNLQNPENKRKILCDEVLSGIFQVKSIDMFQMNKVLSKHIWPLNEENGTQVKTSVKRRLPKKGRVEALDEPKQKEKRQKGGGSGFLAPVQLSDALVKFLGIGENALPRADVIKRIWQYIKENKLQDPSDKKTIICDERLKELFQVDSFHGFTVTKLLTAHFIKKED; encoded by the exons ATGGTGTCGGATTCCGTGTTGGTTGACCGGCTCCGGGAAATACTCCGAGTTTCCGACCTTGAAATTGCCACCGCCGGCACCGTTCGTCGGAGGCTTGAGGAGGAACTTGGGGTCGATTTACTTGACAGGAAAGCATTTATCAGGGATCAAATCGACCTTTTCCTTCGAATTCAGGTTGAAGAAACTCCAAAGAACGACGTACACGAAGCAGAGAATGGGAAGGAAGGTGAAAATGATGATTCTTGCTCCCAAGAAGAACAAGAGGAAGAACAAGTGAAGGAAGATGAAAATGGCGATTCTTGCTCCCAAGAAGAAGAGTTGGGTGAGGATAAGAGTGCCACAAGGTCAAAGAAGAAAGCGCG tAGGTCTGAGAAAATGAATGGAGAAGCAAAGAAAAAAGGGGGATTTAACAAACCATGTGCACTTTCTCCACAGCTTCAGAAATTGGTTGGCGAGCCAGAACTTGGCAGACCAGAG GTCGTCAAGAAGATTTGGGCCTATATCCGGGAAAAGAATTTACAAAACCCAGAGAACAAGCGGAAAATTTTATGTGATGAAGTTTTGAGTGGAATTTTTCAGGTCAAAAGTATAGACATGTTCCAGATGAACAAGGTGCTATCCAAGCACATTTGGCCCTTAAATGAGGAAAATG GCACTCAAGTCAAAACTTCTGTGAAGAGAAGGCTACCGAAAAAAGGCAGAGTAGAAG CTTTAGATGAGCCAAAGCAGAAAGAGAAAAGGCAGAAAGGTGGAGGATCTGGTTTTCTTGCTCCAGTTCAATTATCAGATGCTCTTGTGAAATTCTTAGGTATTGGTGAAAATGCATTGCCGCGAGCTGATGTTATTAAGCGAATATGgcaatatataaaagaaaataagctGCAG GATCCATCTGATAAGAAGACAATCATCTGCGATGAAAGGTTAAAAGAACTATTTCAAGTTGATTCCTTCCATGGCTTCACAGTTACAAAGCTATTGACTGCTcattttatcaaaaaagaagACTGA
- the LOC125876018 gene encoding upstream activation factor subunit spp27-like isoform X2: MVSDSVLVDRLREILRVSDLEIATAGTVRRRLEEELGVDLLDRKAFIRDQIDLFLRIQVEETPKNDVHEAENGKEGENDDSCSQEEQEEEQVKEDENGDSCSQEEELGEDKSATRSKKKARSEKMNGEAKKKGGFNKPCALSPQLQKLVGEPELGRPEVVKKIWAYIREKNLQNPENKRKILCDEVLSGIFQVKSIDMFQMNKVLSKHIWPLNEENGTQVKTSVKRRLPKKGRVEALDEPKQKEKRQKGGGSGFLAPVQLSDALVKFLGIGENALPRADVIKRIWQYIKENKLQDPSDKKTIICDERLKELFQVDSFHGFTVTKLLTAHFIKKED, translated from the exons ATGGTGTCGGATTCCGTGTTGGTTGACCGGCTCCGGGAAATACTCCGAGTTTCCGACCTTGAAATTGCCACCGCCGGCACCGTTCGTCGGAGGCTTGAGGAGGAACTTGGGGTCGATTTACTTGACAGGAAAGCATTTATCAGGGATCAAATCGACCTTTTCCTTCGAATTCAGGTTGAAGAAACTCCAAAGAACGACGTACACGAAGCAGAGAATGGGAAGGAAGGTGAAAATGATGATTCTTGCTCCCAAGAAGAACAAGAGGAAGAACAAGTGAAGGAAGATGAAAATGGCGATTCTTGCTCCCAAGAAGAAGAGTTGGGTGAGGATAAGAGTGCCACAAGGTCAAAGAAGAAAGCGCG GTCTGAGAAAATGAATGGAGAAGCAAAGAAAAAAGGGGGATTTAACAAACCATGTGCACTTTCTCCACAGCTTCAGAAATTGGTTGGCGAGCCAGAACTTGGCAGACCAGAG GTCGTCAAGAAGATTTGGGCCTATATCCGGGAAAAGAATTTACAAAACCCAGAGAACAAGCGGAAAATTTTATGTGATGAAGTTTTGAGTGGAATTTTTCAGGTCAAAAGTATAGACATGTTCCAGATGAACAAGGTGCTATCCAAGCACATTTGGCCCTTAAATGAGGAAAATG GCACTCAAGTCAAAACTTCTGTGAAGAGAAGGCTACCGAAAAAAGGCAGAGTAGAAG CTTTAGATGAGCCAAAGCAGAAAGAGAAAAGGCAGAAAGGTGGAGGATCTGGTTTTCTTGCTCCAGTTCAATTATCAGATGCTCTTGTGAAATTCTTAGGTATTGGTGAAAATGCATTGCCGCGAGCTGATGTTATTAAGCGAATATGgcaatatataaaagaaaataagctGCAG GATCCATCTGATAAGAAGACAATCATCTGCGATGAAAGGTTAAAAGAACTATTTCAAGTTGATTCCTTCCATGGCTTCACAGTTACAAAGCTATTGACTGCTcattttatcaaaaaagaagACTGA